The following are encoded together in the Choloepus didactylus isolate mChoDid1 chromosome 7, mChoDid1.pri, whole genome shotgun sequence genome:
- the LOC119539995 gene encoding cytochrome c produces MGDVEKGKKIFVQKCAQCHTVEKGGKHKTGPNLHGLFGRKTGQAPGFSYTDANKNKGITWDNETLMEYLENPKKYIPGTKMIFAGIKKRAEREDLIAYLKKATNE; encoded by the coding sequence ATGGGTGATGTTGAGAAGGGCAAGAAGATTTTTGTTCAGAAGTGTGCCCAGTGCCACACCGTGGAAAAGGGAGGCAAGCACAAGACTGGGCCAAATCTGCATGGTCTGTTTGGGCGGAAGACAGGTCAGGCCCCTGGATTCTCTTATACAGATGCCAACAAGAACAAAGGTATCACTTGGGACAACGAGACACTGATGGAGTATTTGGAGAATCCCAAGAAGTACATCCCTGGAACAAAAATGATCTTTGCTGGCATTAAAAAGAGGGCAGAAAGGGAAGACTTGATAGCTTATCTAAAAAAAGCTACTAATGAGTAA